Sequence from the Papilio machaon chromosome 21, ilPapMach1.1, whole genome shotgun sequence genome:
GGGACTGAGGGTACTATGTCTGGAAGAAGGAAGTGTTCAATTTCTTATTTCGTTCACATAGTTGTCTTAAAGACGTGGTGGATACGATTTTGTTGCTTAATTATTGTGTAAATTGTGCTTTGAGTAAATTAACTTACTTTCAGGATGTGCGTGTTCCTCAGCTATTCTAGCGTATAGTTGGAAATGCCTGTCTTTAGCCTGGGCCACTGACTCCGAGTCGGAGGGATGTTCGGGAGGCACGTCGCTGAGCACAGGGTGGAAGCCCTCCCTGTCCGCTACGTAGTCCACTGTTCGGATCTTCTGTCTAGGGTCCACATAGGAGAACGATCCTGGAATTTTATAGtagattgttatttttttgctttatcaatttgtttttgatttgtgaggattttatctttttttttttttgataaattgaaGATTTCATTTACGATTGTCTCAAATATTTTCGCTTTGCCCACTGATTAAGTATaagaataagttttaaaacgtACCCTTAACCACTCCACTACCATCACTGACTTCGGAGTGCTGTCTGTCCGCATGGCCAGGATACCTTCCCGCCGTGTACGAGAAGGAGTATGGCAGGGGCGGGGGAGGCTCCGTGCTCGGGTCTTCCAGAATGTGTGACACGTCAGCACTCACCAGTGATATCGCTGCTAGAAGGATCAAGAGTTTGTCGTACGCCATCTACAATaaggaaatatgttttttattattttataaaataatcacgGGATTAAGAGCGTTCGAAACAGTCTTACATGTATGCATGAAAAGAGCCTAAGAGCTATGCTACTACCGCGCTATATGGAAGTCATGGATCTTTGCCTACTCcaattttaagataataaatctatttttaatagacgGTTAGTCCATATAACATGATCAACGGTGACGAAATAGTAGGTCGGCGTgtgataaattttttttaaagattgatTTTTGAGATAATATGATTTTCAAACGAAAATgacagaaaaaattaaattttaaaatccaatataattaattcaaaactgTCTGTATGCGAgcagtattataatatttaacctttcGAGCgtcttttttttctagtttttaatatacgaCCGTTGCCGGATGTATCGGCCTGTCTGGTTTTAAGGACACATTTATGTCATTCTTACAAGTTGcggtttatttttacataaatttatttttaactgaatTATAAAGATTGTTTccatattactaatattataaatgtgaatgtttagatgcatggatgtttgaaggtatctcctgaacggctcaacggatcttgatggaatttgACACAttagtagaacatagtctggaagaacgtaTAGGCTAtttgttacgttttttttgattccgcaCGAAGAGTCtcaggcgatagctagttttaacataaataaatttttactgaataaaattaagccAATACCTTAGATCATTTTCTTTGAAGGAAATCATTAATATCCAAGTAACATATCTTACATCAATCCtagaagtaaaacaaaaaatactttatctcTATAGGGATacgaataaacaaatataagttAGTGAGCACGTTTTGCAAGTAATAGGAATGTCAGAGATGTATCGTACAACTCGTTAATTTGACCTTTTCACCAATTGCGTCATTGAACGCACTCCTATACAATTTCGGATCGCTAAATAAACTTTGCACAGAAGAGTATAGTATCAGGTAACTTGAGTTGGCACATCAGGCATAAAAGTACGTTAGTTCCCCACGTGCCAAGTCAAATGCAAGTAACAAGTCTAGTTTGATCTATCCCTCGGAAAAACTAACAGCTCCGTGGGATAGATTTGCTCTTGTTCCTATGTAATATGGATGCactaattccgcgtttcgccTGATGAGTGTAAGTGCCGAAGGCCAAactttagtccacgttcccttcccacccttttcttataagaaaatgaatGGAAAGTGGATTAGGCGGAGGTGGGGGTGCATAGGAAGTGGatatatatcctctttctgtccTCCGTTGATAAAgctaggtaacgcatctgcaattacagatCTCTCTgggcagcagtcgcttcgtttcggcaaattcaggtggtcgcttgcactttataatatataaaaaaaattataaatgaatagtACATATTTTACCCTGAACTTCTAATGACGTGACACTTTTAAACGAACACTATTGCTATCTTTGTTTAATCAAAGAGAATAACAAGGATGGTTATATAGTGATAAAGGTTACGACAGTGGAGATTCACCTATAGTATACTAAATGCATTCGTTATTTGTAGTCACGATTTAACGCGTCTATTTACTAATGTCCTGTTTGTTTTCCTTGTATatggtaatattaataaaattgttatttaatatcgtTTGAAACGATATTTGTTCGAGGGAATTACTGTTGAGATCATCActtcataataaatacaatcatttgttttgtttctttcagAACAGgactttgtaatattatattaacataacttgtattttatttgtgaacaacataaaatatttatttactgcaaattatcttttttatttgcgGTTATATTGCTTAGTATAATGAGcatgttatatttgtttacgtatagaaaaaatattatttattccaagATATTTCAAGTTGGTAACTTTTCGATTGCTGTAAGATAATGTTTAGATTTCGTTTCACAgtgtgtttaaaaatgaacataaaaTGTGTTCTCATTTAAACACACGAAAGTTTTTAACCATAGAGGCTGTGTTCTTTACTCGAATGTTTAAGTCGAGATGAATAGAACATTATCTGCTGTTTGTAACTTAAGGTTTTCAAAGCCTAAACATATCTACaacaaaacacattgttactaCTCTCATTATGTTTTGCAAAATAGagatagtaatatattttgtaacatataaGATGGAAAACAAACAAGCCGAAATTTCGATTCCGAATTCACCGAAATTGCGAAGAGACcgttgcctatagacatcAGCAATTGCTGGTGCGTTGCCTACCTAACGGAGACGCACAGAACTAGGATATTTCCCCTCCATAAGCGCCCCCCTCCGTCAAATTAGCTTTCCCTTCCCATGATTTTCTCgtaagaaaatggtgggaagAAATAAgggattatttttatcttatgaCATAATTGCACTAATCTCTGATAACATACTTTTTCGTGGTCTATCATTGGTTCTTCAGTTCAACAAGTACAGTCAACACACAATCATATGTATAGAATATAGCACCTGACTGTACCAATAATCCGGTTCTATAATATTACCAACAAACTCCAAACGCAATGAAACTGTGTCAATATTTAGTAATACTAAAATACATGCCTAAAACTTATAACACTCTCCCTTTCATATCATGAAGAAACTCagctgtttatttttattgcactcCTACGCAGCGCGGACTTATTACGAACGATAAAACTTAACGTTAACTACAAATGTaactaaagttaaattttttaagtacttaaaaCACTTATGTACATGAATGTAGATAGTTCTGTTAGaaaatcttaccaatattataaatgcaaatgttcagatggatggatgtttgaatttATCTCCGAAACAACTCAACAggtgttgatgaaatttggcacagatgtagagcatagtctgaaagaatacataggctactaataaagtttttttttaaattccgctcGCACGAAttctagtaatatataaaatctatttagcCAAAGTAAATTACAGCTACAGTTTACCAAGGATTTTGTGGCGCTTTTTGACATGGACAAGGTTActcacttttttataaaacaaactagctgtcacccgcgactccgtccgcgcgcagttaaaaaaactaaatgggggggggggttatgaaaaatagatgttggccgacctactgaatatgctcacaaaacttcataagaatcggtcaagccgtttcggaggagtataaccacaaacaccgcaacacgagaattttatatatgtattagatTTTAGTTCAACCTTTACCAACCGTGCTAAATAAGTTTGTTGGACTATAcgtaattttcattataatgtttagtttataaaattacttgatACTTTTTGCATGCacatctttaattaaaaagaaattatatcaTTTGTATCGTTGTTCAGCCGCATTCCGATCGCATTTCGATCGCAATGTCGGTCAAGAGTAAGCCGCGGCTGGTGTTGGAGGAAAGTGACAGTGTTCCAGTAACTCGGGTCAAGGTAAGCTGACATGCGAATTGTCGCTTTTTTAGAGCAATACAATATTTGCATGACTGTACTAGCGTAGGTAGTCTTTTACATTACTAAGTGCAGTAGTTACCGTATAATGTGGTGACACATAAAACATCTTCTTCTATGTATCCCTACTCTTCCTTTTTCGAttcttatcttttaaatatgtaaggaAAATAGAAAGGCGGAAGATACTGTAAGGTATTACTTTAATCGGCACATACATTAATCTTTTTTGCTGACTCTACCATTGTTAGTGTGTTAGAATAGTGTTTTGTACCATTTCGTATTTGTCAACTCTACAATTTGtgttcttaaaaaaactttagaatTCGATGGTAGGTGTTAGAGTTTATGAATGGGGAAGTGGGCGATCCCAGCCCACTATCTTAGTTCCTGTCAATTGTTTTGTGTCTACCGCCTGTTGAGTCATGTGAACATCATCTATTGTATTCTATGAATTAGATaactaattgaatttaaatgatgTATCGTTTATCAATGccaaatattgataataacaAGTGTATTATTGCTGTGTTATGTCACATCATAATGGTAGAACtaggatgtttgtttttaactgcttgtttgattttgtattgtaaatcaataatttctaattaaagaattgttacaaaacattttatttgaaacgtaTTTGATAAGTAACTGATATACTTAAGTTTTATAGTTTCTTAAACAATCCCTTAGTGAAGATTTAAACTTAATCTAAAGAACTCGCTTAGTACTAATTAAATCTGTTTCTCACACATGGGATTAATTCAGTGTAGAAATTTTATGACACatgcttttataatttgtgCGCAGAAGCTTTGCCGATGATCTCATGACGTCACGTTTTAAATCACGGTACTGAGCAGACGAGCGCGGTGTTAGTGGGAGAGGAAGTCATCGGCAAACCTGCGTGCCACTAGTAATTACGTTTTAGTCTATTTCGGTTGCATTTAATAGATGTAAggtcttatttttatttaacatcaagGTCTCCATGTATGCGATCAGAATATAAAAGAATGCGGAATTTTCGAAGGTAAATAACTTGAAGGTAACTGCATACGATGTTATATGGTTACTCATTCTTTATAAGGTCTATAGTgaatcagtatttttttaacagtaaCTAGCTAATGTTTAGTAAACTTCATATGAATTACTGTCGATAACTAAATATTAGCTATTTTTCAGTACTAGTATTTGACAATAAATCCTATGTTGTTCTTTGATATGACATACATCTATTTGTATAAAAGAATAAGTACTACCACTTTTATACTCTATGCGAGTGTTAAGAATCGTCAAACAGCAAATGTTTGTCACTCATTTTTGGAActaagttccttatcgcgcgttgtgaaagggggctagatggaaaaaattcttacgaaaagttgtcacgacactttttgctatagtaaccatggcaacaacgtgacaatatataacgaaaattcatagaaataaaatgtacttcttgtgaagacttaagttttttattcatagaataaacattggttccttcactaattaattgaaaggaacttcgttccatccgggtgtcccttgacacctctcaagttttttttagactTACTAATTTCAGAATAGTCGAATGGAAATCGAACCTACGACCGAAAATTTATAGTAATCGTAACACTTAGTGATTTCCAAAGTTGTCCAAGTGGATCCCTTATGGCAGGAGTAACGAACCTTTATGCATCAACATGTCATTTTAACTgaagaaatgtttaatgtgGTAAATACGTGCTatcaattttgattttatgatTATTGTGAACATTTCATAGCGTAGGAATTACTCTTTAGTTACTAATTAGTGTATAATGAATTTTGTGATCAGTGACGTGCCCAAATATTATTTCGCGTGTTGTGAACGCTTGCCATTGGTTCGTCACCCCTGTACCATTGGTTATATAACAGCAGGCGGTTTATCGAAACTAATAAAAGAGTTCCacgagaaaataattttataactaaatacgATAGTAAACCGTAATCAACACCATTTATATGTATCACGTATAAAATTACCAAATAATGGTCTACATTCAAGTTAATTGGCATACGTCCACAGCGActcttaaatatttgaattcacCGTCAAGATAATAAACAGAGTCCATTCAAGGCACgaacaaattttgttattcaGAAGAAAACGTTTGAACTTTATCTATCTGTAACGAAGAAGAcagttgaattttaatttttgtgtgtcataaaatttttacgtctgttaatttatttgttttatttattactagcagTTGACCGCGAATTTGTTCGCGAGTGTAGCTTCCTAATAGTAAAAGGGCTTTTGAAATACTATCAGTTTCAGAggttattcaatacaaacaaacaatcaaatcttttctatttataatactagcttttacccgcgactccgtccgcgcggaataaaaaaatgcacacaagataagaaagttcctatgttcgtttcctagttctaagctacctccccatcaattttcagttaaatcagttCGTCCATTCAATTCaatcgatcttgagttataaatagtgtaactaacacgacttttttttactcgtatatagatttacgatatttttatagatttcataAGTCCATTACTAGATAACATTAGTGTGTGTTAAATAGGTTGGAGATATTTTCCTTGTCCAAACTATTCTTAAATGAATTTTAGTCGGAGCCATCTTATTTTTTCTGGACGTTTCTTCCGTGTTATAGCCACTCTGTTAGGTATAGAATTAGTAGAAGATTTAagatagaaatattataaagtagatAGATCAAATTCTAATTTAAGTGacagttaaatattataaaaaaatcatctcttttatttctcactcatcaacctgcccttatccctatggagggtcggcacagtatgtactactcctccatacatctctatcagccgtcatatctgaatttacccccttcttacgcatatcctctttcacacaatccatccatactttctttggtcttcctctacctttatatccatccacattcaatctcattacttttttgtttatatgattatcatccctccgcataacatgcccaaaccacgctaaccttctgctcctcaatttctcgataactggcgctactttcaaacttcctctgttatgcacattcttaactttatcttttcttgtcacaccacacatccatcttagcatacgcatctcagctacatgcaatcgtctttcatccgaaaccttggtggcccaacattcagatccgtacaataagacaggtcttacgattgacttgtagatctgtcccttaagcttgggtggcattcttggatcacaagtcacaccggtgacctgtcgccatttcatccaacctgcatttattcggcttttcacatcccggtcaacaccaccatcgtattggacgagtgaaccgaggtacttaaaatcggagcaggttggtagg
This genomic interval carries:
- the LOC106707526 gene encoding cuticle protein 16.8, with the protein product MAYDKLLILLAAISLVSADVSHILEDPSTEPPPPLPYSFSYTAGRYPGHADRQHSEVSDGSGVVKGSFSYVDPRQKIRTVDYVADREGFHPVLSDVPPEHPSDSESVAQAKDRHFQLYARIAEEHAHPENIVPSVPRQTEAVAAAAAKHAQLFRVIAEQHARIAAEREALQREEEERQHLQELQEIGN